One part of the Pecten maximus chromosome 1, xPecMax1.1, whole genome shotgun sequence genome encodes these proteins:
- the LOC117330084 gene encoding glutenin, high molecular weight subunit PW212-like encodes MKFRNGNMFCAVLALSLCALVHSQGTTATNGQQNAVSFPSQTMFLGQETGANSGQTDSTPNIFAAFSGQPAVTVPEQTNQSQFGFPAFPGQTTGTSNGQMTNSIVPSSTIGTTVNSGFTGQAPGISGFPGQPPQALNTVFSTQSGIQQLPGQQNRPTGFPGQPGVQTMFPGQTTGQATPGQVPLFLGQQPGMQNGFPGQPGVQPGFPGQPRPSVFPTTVFPGQAQPFTPQNTAAFPGQIGVPVTAGSTDQQGNQQTGNTITGTGQVGTTNTGGQQQSGIITGQGQTFITGTTGQQPGQLPGQQMIPGSQFGPQPGQVGPQTGQFGPQTGIQTGQFGPQTGIQTGQFGQQNGIQTGQFGPQTGIQTGQFGQQNGIQNGQFGPNGQFRPPTGQFGPTGQFGPNPFNPFGQRPGQCHVTGCPGGSQCVFAPTGAHMCPTWIPILPCTCRQGCQAQNLFIPLGQSRQIDRCGNTCTCNSPDGTPACTMMACPSPQQQQQQQQQQQQQQQQQQQQQPQQQGK; translated from the exons ATGAAATTTCGGAATGGAAATATGTTTTGTGCTGTGTTGGCGTTAAGTTTATGTGCACTCGTGCATTCACAAGGGACCACCGCTACTAATGGGCAACAAAATGCCGTTTCATTTCCATCCCAAACAATGTTTTTAGGCCAAGAAACTGGTGCTAATTCCGGACAAACTGATTCCACCCCTAACATCTTTGCAGCTTTCTCTGGTCAGCCTGCAGTTACTGTTCCGGAACAGACCAATCAATCCCAGTTTGGATTTCCAGCTTTTCCTGGACAGACCACCGGTACATCAAATGGACAGATGACCAACTCAATCGTTCCTAGCTCAACGATTGGTACTACCGTCAATTCCGGTTTCACCGGGCAGGCCCCTGGAATAAGCGGATTTCCAGGACAACCTCCACAGGCTTTAAATACCGTATTTTCGACACAGTCTGGTATCCAACAACTTCCAGGACAACAGAATAGACCAACTGGCTTCCCAGGGCAACCTGGAGTTCAGACAATGTTCCCTGGCCAGACAACAGGACAGGCGACTCCCGGACAAGTTCCATTGTTTCTAGGACAGCAACCAGGTATGCAGAATGGGTTCCCAGGGCAACCAGGCGTTCAACCTGGATTTCCAGGACAACCACGTCCATCCGTTTTCCCAACAACCGTGTTTCCAGGACAAGCCCAGCCATTTACACCCCAGAATACAGCAGCATTTCCGGGACAAATAGGTGTTCCGGTCACGGCCGGAAGCACTGACCAACAAGGAAACCAGCAGACCGGAAATACAATTACTGGAACTGGTCAAGTTGGTACCACAAATACTGGAGGTCAACAACAGTCAGGAATAATCActggtcaaggtcaaacattcATTACTGGAACGACAGGACAACAGCCTGGTCAATTGCCAGGACAACAAATGATCCCTGGAAGTCAGTTTGGACCTCAACCTGGACAAGTTGGGCCTCAAACTGGACAGTTCGGACCCCAAACTGGAATCCAGACTGGACAATTTGGACCACAAACTGGAATTCAGACGGGTCAGTTCGGACAACAAAACGGAATCCAGACTGGACAATTTGGACCACAAACTGGAATTCAGACGGGACAGTTCGGACAACAAAACGGAATCCAGAATGGACAATTCGGACCAAATGGACAGTTTAGACCCCCAACTGGGCAGTTTGGTCCCACTGGACAGTTTGGTCCAAATCCATTCAATCCGTTCGGACAGAGACCTGGCCAATGTCACGTGAC CGGTTGCCCCGGTGGTTCCCAGTGTGTTTTCGCCCCAACCGGTGCCCATATGTGTCCGACTTGGATCCCAATCCTGCCCTGTACCTGTCGACAGGGATGCCAAGCTCAGAACCTGTTTATCCCTCTTGGACAGTCCCGTCAAATCGACAGATGtggaaatacatgtacctgtaatagCCCGGATGGAACG CCTGCCTGTACGATGATGGCGTGTCCTTCTCcacaacaacagcagcaacagcagcagcagcaacagcaacaacaacaacaacagcagcagcagcaaccaCAACAACAAGGAAAGTAG